Proteins from one Algicella marina genomic window:
- a CDS encoding methyl-accepting chemotaxis protein, which yields MFGRLKTTETSPKGALDEHFQRAMNALFITYECSPDGQIRHVNDNFLDCFGYGREEIVGKNHTKLVWPDYGSSQAYSEFWQKLCDGQPITERASRFDKNGNRIWVEMNALPVKGASGRVESIHFLCNDVSAQMKHSVDDAVRLQALDDSMAVIEFSADGTIRHANKGFLAAMGYSLEEIVGKHHRMFVLPEEAKTAEYADFWANLNKGLPQVGAYSRINKAGKIIDLSATYNPITNREGKVVKVLKYAIEITSQRTTLESVQAALQQISDGDLSVRLTEAFPDEFEGLRQSLNNMVERLSQLVFDINGTAGEINSVSSGISTGARDLSERAARQAATLEETAATMEEITSTITQTATNASQGTELAMDASSKAENGRKIIEEVIGAMTGIEDVSTRIADITAVIDGISFQTNLLALNAAVEAARAGESGKGFAVVAAEVRNLAQRSSDAASDIGKLIQESTEKVQNGAGLVRDSGDAIADIMGSVKDLTDRINEISTACTEQAKGVQEISTSIAELDSITQNNTTLAERNASASSGLQQKSDRLAELVDFFSISDSSIRPPMVA from the coding sequence ATGTTTGGCAGGCTGAAGACAACGGAAACATCACCAAAAGGTGCGTTGGATGAGCATTTCCAGCGTGCGATGAACGCGTTGTTCATCACCTACGAATGTAGCCCGGACGGTCAGATTCGACATGTGAACGACAACTTCCTCGACTGTTTCGGCTATGGGCGTGAAGAGATCGTCGGAAAGAACCATACCAAACTTGTCTGGCCGGATTACGGCTCTTCGCAAGCGTATAGCGAGTTCTGGCAGAAACTCTGCGATGGCCAGCCAATCACGGAACGCGCCAGCCGCTTCGACAAGAATGGCAACCGGATATGGGTGGAAATGAACGCGCTTCCAGTCAAGGGCGCTTCCGGCAGGGTGGAGAGCATTCATTTTCTCTGCAATGATGTCTCAGCCCAGATGAAGCACTCGGTGGACGATGCTGTCCGTCTACAGGCGCTGGATGACAGCATGGCTGTTATCGAGTTTTCCGCCGACGGCACCATCCGCCACGCCAACAAGGGCTTTCTGGCAGCAATGGGCTACAGCCTCGAAGAGATCGTAGGCAAACACCACCGGATGTTTGTCCTCCCCGAAGAGGCGAAGACTGCGGAATACGCTGACTTCTGGGCCAACCTGAACAAGGGTCTGCCGCAAGTGGGCGCATATTCGCGGATCAACAAGGCGGGAAAAATAATCGACCTCAGCGCGACCTACAATCCCATCACCAACCGGGAAGGCAAGGTCGTCAAGGTGCTGAAATACGCCATCGAGATCACCAGCCAGCGAACCACGCTCGAATCGGTTCAGGCAGCGCTTCAGCAGATCAGCGACGGTGACCTTTCCGTACGCCTGACGGAAGCTTTCCCCGATGAGTTCGAGGGGCTGCGCCAAAGCCTCAACAACATGGTGGAACGGCTTTCGCAACTGGTGTTCGATATCAACGGTACTGCCGGCGAGATCAACTCCGTCAGTTCGGGCATCTCCACCGGCGCGAGAGATCTTTCAGAACGGGCCGCCCGCCAGGCCGCTACGCTCGAGGAAACGGCAGCAACGATGGAGGAAATAACCTCCACGATCACACAGACCGCCACCAACGCCAGCCAGGGAACCGAACTCGCAATGGATGCCAGTTCGAAAGCAGAAAACGGCCGCAAGATCATCGAGGAAGTAATCGGAGCCATGACCGGTATCGAAGACGTTTCCACCCGCATCGCCGACATCACCGCGGTGATTGATGGCATCTCGTTCCAGACCAACCTGCTCGCCCTCAACGCCGCCGTGGAGGCGGCCCGCGCAGGCGAGAGCGGCAAAGGCTTCGCCGTCGTCGCCGCCGAGGTGCGCAATCTCGCCCAGCGATCATCCGACGCGGCTTCCGACATCGGCAAACTCATCCAGGAAAGCACGGAAAAGGTGCAAAACGGTGCCGGTCTGGTACGTGACAGCGGCGACGCCATAGCCGACATCATGGGCTCGGTGAAGGATCTGACGGATCGTATCAACGAAATTTCAACCGCCTGTACCGAACAGGCCAAGGGCGTGCAGGAAATCAGCACCTCGATCGCCGAACTCGACAGCATCACTCAGAACAACACCACGCTTGCCGAACGCAACGCTTCCGCCTCTTCCGGCCTTCAGCAGAAGTCCGACAGGCTGGCCGAACTGGTCGACTTCTTCTCGATCAGCGACAGCAGCATCAGACCGCCGATGGTGGCTTGA
- the lipA gene encoding lipoyl synthase produces the protein MAPRDLSDRTQRHPEKAHKADAPILKKPDWIRVKAPTSEGYRETARIMRENRLVTVCEEAGCPNVGECWSQGHATMMIMGEICTRGCTFCNVATGRPETPGALDVFEPGRVAHAVEKLGLAHVVVTSVDRDDVKDGGADHFAHTIRAIRHRAPETTIEILTPDFLHAEPGSLEKVVEARPDVFNHNLETVPGLYPEVRPGARYFHSLRLLQRVKELDPAMFTKSGIMVGLGEDRQAVHQVMDDMRAADIDFLTIGQYLQPTPKHHAVARYVTPEEFASYEKAAYGKGFGMVSATPLTRSSYHAGDDFARLRSARLAKLAD, from the coding sequence ATGGCACCGAGAGATCTTTCGGACCGCACGCAACGCCACCCCGAAAAGGCACACAAGGCAGATGCGCCGATCCTGAAGAAGCCGGACTGGATCCGAGTGAAGGCGCCGACGTCCGAGGGTTACCGCGAAACGGCGAGGATCATGCGCGAAAACCGCCTGGTGACGGTGTGCGAGGAAGCTGGCTGCCCAAACGTAGGCGAGTGCTGGAGCCAGGGCCACGCCACGATGATGATCATGGGCGAGATCTGTACCCGTGGTTGTACCTTCTGCAACGTGGCGACCGGCCGACCGGAGACGCCGGGCGCACTGGACGTGTTTGAGCCGGGGCGTGTAGCCCACGCGGTGGAAAAACTGGGGTTGGCGCATGTGGTTGTCACATCGGTGGACCGGGATGACGTGAAGGACGGCGGTGCTGACCATTTTGCGCATACGATCCGCGCGATACGGCACCGCGCACCCGAGACTACGATCGAAATCCTGACGCCGGATTTCCTGCATGCGGAGCCGGGTTCGCTCGAGAAGGTTGTTGAAGCGCGACCGGACGTCTTCAACCACAATCTGGAGACGGTGCCGGGATTGTATCCAGAGGTGCGGCCGGGCGCGCGGTATTTCCATTCGCTCCGTCTTCTGCAACGCGTGAAGGAACTTGACCCGGCGATGTTCACCAAATCCGGCATCATGGTCGGCCTTGGCGAGGACCGGCAGGCAGTCCATCAGGTGATGGATGACATGCGGGCTGCGGATATCGATTTCCTGACCATCGGCCAATATCTGCAACCGACACCAAAGCACCATGCGGTGGCGCGTTACGTGACGCCGGAAGAATTCGCCAGTTACGAGAAGGCGGCCTACGGCAAGGGGTTCGGGATGGTTTCGGCCACACCGCTGACTCGATCCAGCTATCATGCCGGCGATGATTTCGCGCGTTTGCGGTCTGCGCGGCTGGCGAAGTTGGCAGACTGA
- a CDS encoding hydrogen peroxide-inducible genes activator: protein MKITLRQLEYFIMLAETRHFGRAAELSGVSQPALSVQIQELEGRLGAKLIERKARQVVLTQTGREVLRKAQSVCAEVTSIEQVARLEQGLMGQINIGVIPTVAPYLLPPALGALRKRYPEMRLGVREAQTQILLSELEAGRLDAVVAALPSGFDGGEEVLLFEDPFLLAGNAKAMADLPETLNPSELDPERLLLLDEGHCLSDQALEACALERMRHRIDLRASSLSTLCGLVALGQGLTLVPRLAAETEMKSTPDLVLRPFPGEAPLRRVGLIRRKTEVDDTWFDALAAVFRAAGNADVTTEAVPAPG from the coding sequence ATGAAGATAACCCTGAGACAGCTCGAATACTTTATCATGCTGGCCGAAACTCGACATTTTGGCAGGGCTGCCGAGTTATCCGGTGTCAGCCAACCGGCCCTGTCGGTGCAGATTCAAGAACTCGAAGGACGACTCGGGGCGAAACTGATCGAGCGCAAGGCGCGGCAGGTTGTGTTGACACAGACAGGGCGCGAGGTGTTGCGGAAGGCGCAATCGGTCTGTGCGGAAGTAACTTCCATCGAGCAGGTTGCGCGTCTGGAACAGGGACTGATGGGGCAGATCAACATCGGGGTGATACCAACCGTCGCGCCCTATCTGTTGCCGCCCGCGCTTGGTGCTCTGCGCAAGCGCTATCCGGAGATGCGATTGGGCGTGCGTGAAGCGCAGACGCAAATTCTACTTTCGGAACTGGAGGCGGGGCGGCTGGATGCTGTTGTCGCCGCATTGCCAAGCGGATTTGACGGTGGCGAGGAGGTTCTGCTGTTCGAGGACCCGTTTCTGCTGGCGGGCAACGCCAAGGCAATGGCGGACCTGCCAGAGACGCTGAACCCGTCGGAGCTTGACCCGGAAAGATTATTGTTGCTGGACGAGGGGCATTGCCTGAGTGATCAGGCATTGGAAGCCTGTGCACTGGAGCGGATGCGGCATCGCATCGACCTGCGGGCCTCCAGCCTGTCCACCCTGTGCGGGTTGGTCGCGTTGGGGCAGGGGCTGACGCTGGTGCCGCGGTTGGCGGCAGAGACGGAGATGAAATCAACCCCCGACCTGGTGCTGAGACCGTTTCCGGGCGAGGCGCCGTTGCGCAGGGTCGGTCTGATCCGCCGGAAGACGGAGGTGGATGACACGTGGTTCGATGCGTTGGCAGCCGTATTTCGTGCGGCGGGCAATGCCGATGTCACGACTGAGGCGGTTCCGGCGCCGGGTTGA
- the hpt gene encoding hypoxanthine phosphoribosyltransferase, whose amino-acid sequence MISAKSIAARVEELAREIRGTFSATDKLVVVGLLRGSFVFIADLVRELDLPVEVDFLEASSYGNAMQSSREVRILKDLRGEIEGRDVLVVEDIVDTGYTLHHVLNILRTRSPARLEVCALLDKPSRREVDVKATWTGFEIPDEFVVGYGIDYAQRNRNLPYIGKVRFPKKKA is encoded by the coding sequence ATGATCTCGGCGAAATCCATCGCTGCCCGGGTGGAGGAACTGGCGCGAGAGATTCGCGGCACGTTCTCCGCCACCGACAAACTCGTCGTCGTCGGACTGTTGCGCGGGTCCTTTGTCTTTATAGCCGATCTGGTCCGGGAACTGGACTTGCCCGTGGAAGTCGACTTTCTGGAGGCGTCCTCATACGGCAATGCCATGCAGTCCAGCCGCGAGGTCCGCATTCTCAAGGATCTCAGAGGCGAGATCGAGGGGCGGGACGTCCTGGTTGTCGAGGATATCGTCGATACCGGATACACCCTGCACCACGTCCTGAATATCCTTCGCACCCGGAGTCCCGCCCGTCTCGAGGTCTGCGCACTGCTCGACAAACCCAGCAGGCGCGAGGTCGACGTGAAGGCAACATGGACCGGTTTCGAAATTCCCGACGAGTTCGTCGTCGGCTACGGCATCGACTACGCTCAGAGGAACCGCAACCTGCCCTACATCGGCAAGGTCCGCTTTCCGAAGAAGAAAGCATAG